The window TATCCAGCGAATAGTACATTATCATCCCTATGCAGTTGCCtgtcattttttttcaaaaatcatgcaaatattattaaaaaaatgaaaattttaatacAAATAGACAAAAGAGAGCAAATCTATTCAGTCTAAAAGATGTGAAATTTACATGCGAAGAATGTTGCCGATAGTGTGTTCCTCTCTTTCAACGGTGAATGTAGCTGCATTTATGATCTTTGTATCTCTCTCGTATGAAACCCTAAATCAAATTAGCAGTgaattatatataattaaaaaaaaaaagtgtgtATGTAATAACACTATGTATAATCAGATAATAGAGTTACTTCTTAACGCCCTCTGGAACGACGAATCGTTCGTAACGATCTGGAGCAttcatttttctctcttctcctttttttcttcttcttcttcttcttcttcaacaattcaattcaatTCCTGAGAATTCCAGTCAGCGGCTATTAATTGGGCTGGAGTCTAGACTGTATTACCGAACTGGCCCAATCCAAGTTGCTTACAAAACATTCCATCTGATTGGTTTTGTTATTGatatttttaccttcctatacactatttgaaaccttattaccttacctactcaagtttcaatttaattacatggtcatatataatttatcaattatatacaaataagttttaaatgaatATCTCTTTATATTAGAAATTAAATAAGGAATGTCAGTTATTTCTTTATCCCTTTATACTTGCACACTCTCTCTCcgtctctttctctctctccccctctctctctctccccctctctctcttcgtctctctactctcctctattttttttccccaatttttcttcatttggTATTCTCTGTTTTTTATGTTTTCTTGTTGTATATAGTTTTAATGAAATTCATCAATAGATTTCAatcgttttaacttagcaatttcctttcatgttgcacaattggtgttcaaattgaaattgccaatcaataaattttgaaggtgtttgactctccatcattgacagccattaaaaaagctttgaagttttgaaatcgaatttgggttttcaaaaatcattatttatttggattgggtgttgttgcaaataattggaatattatttggagtttatatctcaatcttgagggtgtttggtgaagattagacttgattttggctgaatttcagattgaaactcgaagaagaagaacacatgacatacaatatacttacgaaattatagtaaagttgtagtataattgtatgtaaattgtattctgttgtagttatatttttttttttatttgaatgttgtatgaaaattaaaaaatagttgtacaatgtatgaatcgttgtataaaatttatatttaatttatcaatactatctttttacataaaaatgttgatatgtatcaaaattgtatcaAGAGAGAAAGTattgattggaattttagagaggaagaaacACACaccatatacaaaatatatacaaatcggatacaaaatatacaaaaggcatattgtataaaatttatataaaaattgtatttaagttgtatgatattgtagttgtatttaactgggtaaaaataatttatgaaagttgtagataagttgtagattAGTTATAAATAAGTGTATATTGTATAGTTAgttgtataaattttatttttagtatgtatgaaagttgtagataagttataaataagttgtatattgtataattagttgtataaaatttatttttaatttatatgatgttgtagatatatcaaatttgtattaaatttttacgaaatttattttttaatttgtatgCTATTGTACCATACAAATTTATCACCTCTCTGTTCTACTTACACTTCAACTTCAACTAATCTCGAGATCATTGATATATATATCCTGTTTGTGATATACACCACTGTTACAGGAACTTTGAAAAAGGACATGGAGGATAACACAAATCTGTTCCGAATTTCTGGGATAAACTAgatgaaaaggaaaaagataagCCAGTTAAGAAAAGCAAGGATTCTGCAATGAAAGAAACAATTTATATTCCTTAAGAAAAATCATGTTGGCAACTTAGGAATGCAAAATAATTTTGCAATTAAAAGGAATAGTTGATATGCCAACTATGGAAACAACGCAACATTCAGATACGTACTTGGCAAGAAAGGATATTGCATTTAAAGTTCTGAATTATCTTCATATGAAGCGTGGCTTCACTGCCCGCGAATTTTGGCTCTCAATTACGGGAATTTTGGGTGGAGAGAGGCAAAGAATAGGGAAATCGAGgggagaagagagaaagaaaaaatgatgtaactaaatcccctaatttaaggcactaataatggattgggagccttttaaggtggaatgtatataatttgtaagtaatccttgtttagggcgggtaatatacaaaattagaacaattttggtaaataaatttcaaatattgtatagtaACGAAAAAAATCCTTTTTTTGGTGAATGACATAGTTACCCATaaaaacaaaactatttacccttatctatccatttatttttctacccatcaaactaattatatttcctacccatagtagtttttgttgggaattttctcttttttttctccaattcttttttatttctatgcttcttttcttttttcttttttctttcttttcttcttttcttttttctcgtcttcttctttctttttctttttttctcttttattcatttatttttgcccaaatcgtattattgttatttttaccataacTTATTTCTTACTCAAAGTTGACtccttctttatttgtttttctttttatttattttatttatttcttgttccttttctaattCCACGTGATTGTCATGCAAACCTTGATCTCCTTCCCTACAAATATCAGTACACACTCTACCATTAGCAGTAACACAACCAGTTATGGAGCAAGAAAACGTAATCTACGGCCACAAAATctccatatatactagttagaatagaTATGATAAGAAAATATTCTAAAATGCAATAAAAATACAAGTAGCAAAAAAGACTTCTaataccatatgataccaatacggtatacaaatataccaacagagtatatgattgctctagaatattgctacaactatctgcgactatactactgttccaaaacattaaaggatgcaataaaagtatgagaaaattacatgctCGCATTACAAGCTAAATATTCGCAAAAGCAACCTGCTCATTCCGtatactaatagggtatatagttgtacgGGGCCGTTCCAACAATTGCCTATAACTATAAAaattattacataatacacataatctatgtccatcgacacaaaaaaattccaacactacaaatcatgttcatataaataattccataatagaattcacttaaaacgcagctaaaacaaccaaaaaagtGTTCAAACtatcatatgataccaatatgtcatataactataccaacatggtataaagttttactgtttaattttcggcaactatatgactatactactattacataacacacatgcataaagagaaaaataagaaaatagtgtaccacatattaatataataaagtatttcaagaaattgtactatattactattattaaaagaaaatcaaatattgtatcaattaaatgcagctaatacaaccaaaaaataattcaactagcatatgataccaatatagtatatagctatactaatagggtatatagttgtacgGGGTCATTCCAACAACTGCTTATAACTATacaaactattacataatacacaaaatctatgtccataggtacaagaaaattcaacacagcaaaacatgatcatataaatCATTTAAGAATAAAATTCACTTAAAATTCAactaaaacaatcaaaaaatatttcaactaccatatgataccaatatgacatagaattataccaatagggtatacagttctactaattaattctagtatgactatactactattacataatacacatgcataaagagaaaaatcaaaaaatagtgtaccacatattaatataataatatatttcaagatattgtactataatactattatataaaacaaacgcataaagaaaaaatcaaaatgattacataatacacatgcataaaggaaaattaaaaaaattcaagatactgtactattctactattactaaagaaaaattaaatagtGTACCAAATAAAtatagctaatacaaccaaaaaaggttccaactaacatatgataccgGTATAGTATATAACTATACCAACAGGGTATAAATTATACGCAaagagtttaaaaaatatttttttaatttaattattaaactgaaataatataaGTTGTCATATAATCTAATTAACTCATATAGATGATACCCACATGATATATATCATATATTATCACGGTATCACGGAGGATTGGTTCATTACTTCAAAAAAATTAGTAGTATACTACTGCaattaattatatattcttaaattaattattgtataccaatattatatatattataacatttTGGTATACAATACGAATCTATCTTATTCGCTAGTTcaactcaattctttctttttgtttttcttctgctATCTGCCTTCTCCGCCAAAAAGTTATGCACAAATAGTTCctaaaactgaaaaataaccTTTCCATTAGTTTTGTAGTCAAATATTCTCAAAATTGGCCAAAGCCTACCGTATGCACACAATCTTCTTCCTCTGTTCATATGTCGGCTCAACCGTTGAAAATTTTAAACTTCTGATGATCCTCAAACAAAGGTCCCTACTTCTACTAATCACTTTTTCACAAGTAATTatcaat is drawn from Nicotiana tabacum cultivar K326 chromosome 9, ASM71507v2, whole genome shotgun sequence and contains these coding sequences:
- the LOC107770430 gene encoding DNA-directed RNA polymerases II, IV and V subunit 11; this encodes MNAPDRYERFVVPEGVKKVSYERDTKIINAATFTVEREEHTIGNILRMQLHRDDNVLFAGYKLPHPLQYKILLRIQTTSQSSPMQAYNQAINDLDKELDHLKNQFEGELAKHSREY